A genomic region of Manihot esculenta cultivar AM560-2 chromosome 15, M.esculenta_v8, whole genome shotgun sequence contains the following coding sequences:
- the LOC110600768 gene encoding tryptophan synthase beta chain 1 isoform X1 has protein sequence MAATYCRAHSSSSSTISNPYSSSKLPFKFRNFKPSSSSSYHSIRFSVSCTLARDAAVKREGKEDSDPALWQRPDSYGRFGKFGGKYVPETLIHALSELESAFNSLKDDPDFQNELAGILKEYVGRETPLYFAERLTEHYRRPNGEGPHIYLKREDLNHTGAHKINNAIGQVLLAKHLGKKRIIAETGAGQHGVATATVCARFGLQCIIYMGAQDMERQALNVFRMRLLGAEVRAVHSGTATLKDATSEAIRDWVTNVETTHYILGSVAGPHPFPMMVREFHKIIGKETRKQAIEKWGGKPDVLVACIGGGSNAMGLFDDFVKDKDVRLIGVEAAGLGLDSGKHAATLTKGQVGVLHGAMSYLLQDDDGQIIEPHSISAGLDYPGVGPEHSFLKEKGRAEYYSVTDEEALEAFKRLSRLEGIIPALETSHALAYLEKLSPTLPNGTKVVLNCSGRGDKDVQAAIKYLQV, from the exons ATGGCCGCTACTTACTGCAGAGCTCacagttcttcttcttctaccatCTCCAACCCCTACTCTTCCTCCAAGTTGCCCTTTAAGTTCAGAAATTTTAAGCCTTCCTCATCCTCTTCTTATCACTCTATTAGATTTTCCGTCTCTTGCACTTTGGCCAGAGATGCTGCTGTCAAGAGGGAAGGAAAAGAGGATTCTGACCCAGCTCTGTGGCAGCGGCCCGATTCTTATGGCAGGTTTGGTAAATTTGGCGGGAAGTATGTCCCTGAAACCCTAATCCATGCTCTCTCTGAGCTCGAATCCGCCTTCAATTCTCTCAAAGATGATCCTGATTTTCAG AATGAACTAGCTGGGATTTTGAAAGAATATGTTGGTAGGGAAACTCCTCTCTATTTTGCCGAGCGTCTTACAGAGCATTATAGGCGTCCTAATGGTGAAGGACCACACATTTACCTCAAGAGAGAAGATCTTAATCACACAGGTGCTCATAAGATCAATAATGCCATTGGGCAAGTTTTGCTTGCTAAACATTTGGGCAAAAAACGTATAATTGCTGAAACTGGAGCTGGACAGCATGGAGTTGCAACTGCTACAGTTTGTGCAAGGTTCGGCTTGCAGTGTATCATCTACATGGGTGCACAAGATATGGAAAGACAGGCACTTAATGTTTTCAGGATGCGGCTTCTTGGGGCTGAAGTCAGGGCAGTCCATTCTGGGACTGCAACACTGAAGGATGCTACATCAGAAGCTATACGAGATTGGGTGACTAATGTGGAGACAACCCATTATATTTTGGGATCTGTAGCTGGACCACATCCATTTCCCATGATGGTTCGGGAGTTCCATAAGATTATTGGTAAAGAGACAAGAAAACAAGCAATTGAAAAATGGGGTGGGAAGCCTGATGTTCTGGTTGCATGTATTGGTGGGGGCTCCAATGCAATGGGACTGTTTGATGATTTTGTTAAAGACAAGGACGTTAGGTTGATAGGTGTGGAGGCTGCTGGTTTAGGCTTGGATAGTGGTAAGCATGCAGCAACTTTGACCAAAGGACAAGTTGGTGTCTTACATGGAGCTATGAGCTACTTATTACAAGATGATGATGGACAAATAATTGAGCCTCATTCTATAAGTGCAGG GTTGGATTACCCAGGAGTTGGACCTGAGCACAGTTTTCTGAAAGAAAAAGGACGTGCTGAATACTATAGTGTTACAGATGAGGAGGCATTGGAAG CATTCAAGAGGTTATCACGATTAGAGGGCATAATACCTGCTCTGGAGACATCTCACGCCCTGGCATATTTGGAGAAGCTCAGCCCAACTCTCCCAAATGGAACTAAGGTTGTGTTGAACTGCAGTGGCAGAGGTGATAAGGATGTGCAGGCCGCCATAAAATATTTGCAAGTTTAG
- the LOC110600768 gene encoding tryptophan synthase beta chain 2, chloroplastic isoform X2: MLSLSSNPPSILSKMILIFSEFVSQNELAGILKEYVGRETPLYFAERLTEHYRRPNGEGPHIYLKREDLNHTGAHKINNAIGQVLLAKHLGKKRIIAETGAGQHGVATATVCARFGLQCIIYMGAQDMERQALNVFRMRLLGAEVRAVHSGTATLKDATSEAIRDWVTNVETTHYILGSVAGPHPFPMMVREFHKIIGKETRKQAIEKWGGKPDVLVACIGGGSNAMGLFDDFVKDKDVRLIGVEAAGLGLDSGKHAATLTKGQVGVLHGAMSYLLQDDDGQIIEPHSISAGLDYPGVGPEHSFLKEKGRAEYYSVTDEEALEAFKRLSRLEGIIPALETSHALAYLEKLSPTLPNGTKVVLNCSGRGDKDVQAAIKYLQV, from the exons ATGCTCTCTCTGAGCTCGAATCCGCCTTCAATTCTCTCAAAGATGATCCTGATTTTCAG tGAATTTGTCTCCCAGAATGAACTAGCTGGGATTTTGAAAGAATATGTTGGTAGGGAAACTCCTCTCTATTTTGCCGAGCGTCTTACAGAGCATTATAGGCGTCCTAATGGTGAAGGACCACACATTTACCTCAAGAGAGAAGATCTTAATCACACAGGTGCTCATAAGATCAATAATGCCATTGGGCAAGTTTTGCTTGCTAAACATTTGGGCAAAAAACGTATAATTGCTGAAACTGGAGCTGGACAGCATGGAGTTGCAACTGCTACAGTTTGTGCAAGGTTCGGCTTGCAGTGTATCATCTACATGGGTGCACAAGATATGGAAAGACAGGCACTTAATGTTTTCAGGATGCGGCTTCTTGGGGCTGAAGTCAGGGCAGTCCATTCTGGGACTGCAACACTGAAGGATGCTACATCAGAAGCTATACGAGATTGGGTGACTAATGTGGAGACAACCCATTATATTTTGGGATCTGTAGCTGGACCACATCCATTTCCCATGATGGTTCGGGAGTTCCATAAGATTATTGGTAAAGAGACAAGAAAACAAGCAATTGAAAAATGGGGTGGGAAGCCTGATGTTCTGGTTGCATGTATTGGTGGGGGCTCCAATGCAATGGGACTGTTTGATGATTTTGTTAAAGACAAGGACGTTAGGTTGATAGGTGTGGAGGCTGCTGGTTTAGGCTTGGATAGTGGTAAGCATGCAGCAACTTTGACCAAAGGACAAGTTGGTGTCTTACATGGAGCTATGAGCTACTTATTACAAGATGATGATGGACAAATAATTGAGCCTCATTCTATAAGTGCAGG GTTGGATTACCCAGGAGTTGGACCTGAGCACAGTTTTCTGAAAGAAAAAGGACGTGCTGAATACTATAGTGTTACAGATGAGGAGGCATTGGAAG CATTCAAGAGGTTATCACGATTAGAGGGCATAATACCTGCTCTGGAGACATCTCACGCCCTGGCATATTTGGAGAAGCTCAGCCCAACTCTCCCAAATGGAACTAAGGTTGTGTTGAACTGCAGTGGCAGAGGTGATAAGGATGTGCAGGCCGCCATAAAATATTTGCAAGTTTAG